In the Maridesulfovibrio bastinii DSM 16055 genome, one interval contains:
- a CDS encoding DUF805 domain-containing protein: protein MNFIDSVKSCLKNYATFRGRASRSEFWYWMLFIWLASVISFQIDIAIYGDMETAMFSGGLLVSNIVNLIFVVPTIAVCIRRLHDVNRSGWWFLLTFTVIGWILLLYWYIRPGKFNTIERLS from the coding sequence ATGAACTTTATAGATTCTGTAAAAAGCTGCCTTAAAAATTATGCAACGTTCAGAGGCCGGGCAAGCCGTTCCGAGTTCTGGTACTGGATGCTGTTTATATGGCTTGCGAGCGTTATATCTTTTCAGATTGATATAGCCATATATGGTGATATGGAAACAGCAATGTTCTCAGGAGGTCTTCTGGTAAGTAATATTGTAAATTTAATATTTGTAGTTCCTACAATAGCTGTCTGTATCAGGAGACTCCATGACGTAAACCGCTCAGGCTGGTGGTTTCTGCTTACGTTCACTGTTATCGGCTGGATATTGCTCCTATACTGGTATATCCGTCCCGGTAAATTTAATACTATTGAGAGATTATCTTAA
- a CDS encoding AraC family transcriptional regulator yields MSNLSELLNDMTPAEGGSVKSAVPGVRLFKGTKHVRRRPLVYNPGICIVASGHKIAHLGGRSFRYDANNYLVTSVSMPFECESFPGNDGPLLGMFIDIDMPELNELISQMNFASKSADGTDIECRLAMGPSVMSAEMINAAVKLLKSLKSKTESKILAPSLIREIYYRVLCGKQSQVLYSLSRGSSSFSQVSRVISMMEGHYSDKLDIQELADSANMSISAFHKAFKEVTADSPLQYLKKIRLSKAKNLLQQRRMKVYLVADEVGYESASQFSREFKRYFGQSPAEVIRTVD; encoded by the coding sequence ATGTCCAACTTATCAGAATTATTGAATGATATGACCCCTGCCGAAGGCGGATCAGTAAAATCTGCGGTTCCCGGAGTCCGCCTTTTTAAAGGTACAAAGCATGTCCGGCGTAGACCATTAGTGTACAATCCTGGAATCTGCATTGTCGCCTCAGGTCATAAAATAGCCCATCTGGGTGGGCGATCGTTTCGATATGATGCCAACAATTATCTGGTCACATCCGTTTCAATGCCCTTTGAATGTGAATCCTTTCCGGGAAACGACGGACCTTTGCTCGGAATGTTCATTGATATTGATATGCCTGAGCTGAATGAATTAATAAGCCAGATGAATTTTGCCAGCAAAAGTGCTGATGGCACAGATATCGAATGCCGCCTTGCCATGGGACCATCTGTAATGAGCGCAGAGATGATCAATGCTGCTGTTAAGCTTTTAAAATCATTGAAGTCAAAAACGGAATCAAAGATTCTCGCTCCTTCGCTGATCCGGGAAATATATTACCGGGTTCTGTGTGGAAAACAGTCTCAGGTTCTTTATTCACTTTCCAGAGGGAGCAGCTCTTTTTCGCAGGTCTCACGGGTAATCAGCATGATGGAAGGTCATTATTCAGATAAACTGGATATTCAGGAACTTGCCGATTCAGCTAATATGAGTATCTCAGCTTTTCATAAAGCATTTAAAGAAGTTACTGCTGATTCTCCTTTGCAGTATTTAAAGAAAATAAGACTTTCAAAAGCAAAAAATCTGCTACAGCAGCGAAGGATGAAAGTTTATCTTGTTGCCGACGAAGTCGGCTATGAAAGTGCCTCGCAGTTCAGCAGAGAGTTTAAGAGATATTTCGGGCAGAGTCCTGCCGAGGTAATACGTACTGTAGACTGA
- a CDS encoding aldo/keto reductase, with translation MQYRTFGKTGEKVSALGFGAMRLPIIDGDYSKVDEDAAYKLFKHAVDNGLNYIDTSWPYHSNSLTEGGSSEPFVGRTLKKIGREKVLLATKLPIWAVKSREDMDAFLDKQLERLQTDHVDFYLVHNIMETTWRSVTSLGLSDFLDKALKSGKVRHVGFSFHDTPALFDEVLNYYDWSFCQHACNYFDTKFQAGLEGIDKASERGLGFVSMETVLGGMLADQIPEEAVEIFNATGIKRSPAGWALRWAWNRPQTSVLLSGMNTMEQLEENLSLADIALPNSLSEVEMEAYAKVRTFLKSRGTIPCIECGKCSCPNGVDIQQIFTIHNSNTIFKDVPFGCHQYDLMIAPSGHGAENCNGCGECESMCPQDINIAEEIQKIAVEFNAGA, from the coding sequence ATGCAGTACAGAACCTTCGGCAAAACAGGTGAGAAAGTTTCAGCTCTGGGATTCGGCGCAATGCGCCTGCCTATCATAGATGGTGATTACAGCAAAGTTGATGAAGATGCAGCTTATAAACTTTTCAAACATGCTGTGGACAACGGCCTTAATTATATCGATACAAGCTGGCCTTACCACAGCAACAGCCTGACTGAAGGCGGCTCAAGTGAACCATTTGTAGGGCGGACACTAAAAAAAATAGGCCGCGAAAAAGTACTTCTAGCCACCAAACTTCCTATCTGGGCCGTAAAATCACGTGAAGATATGGATGCTTTTCTGGATAAGCAGCTCGAACGCCTGCAAACAGACCATGTGGATTTCTATCTGGTACACAACATCATGGAAACCACATGGAGAAGTGTAACTTCTCTCGGGCTTTCAGATTTTCTTGATAAAGCTCTTAAAAGTGGGAAAGTCCGCCACGTAGGTTTTTCATTCCACGACACTCCTGCCCTTTTTGATGAAGTTCTCAATTATTACGACTGGTCCTTCTGTCAGCATGCCTGCAATTATTTTGATACAAAATTTCAGGCCGGACTCGAAGGTATCGACAAAGCTTCCGAGCGCGGCCTCGGCTTTGTCTCCATGGAGACTGTTCTTGGCGGAATGCTGGCTGACCAGATCCCCGAGGAAGCTGTCGAGATCTTCAATGCTACCGGAATAAAACGTTCACCAGCCGGATGGGCCTTACGCTGGGCCTGGAACAGACCACAGACCAGTGTCTTGTTAAGCGGTATGAATACCATGGAACAGCTTGAAGAAAATTTGAGTCTGGCTGACATAGCCCTGCCGAATTCTTTATCTGAGGTGGAGATGGAAGCTTATGCCAAAGTCAGAACCTTCCTTAAATCACGTGGAACAATTCCATGTATTGAATGCGGTAAATGTTCATGTCCGAATGGCGTGGATATTCAGCAGATTTTCACCATCCACAATTCAAATACAATCTTCAAGGATGTTCCTTTCGGCTGCCATCAGTACGACCTTATGATTGCTCCTTCAGGGCATGGAGCCGAGAACTGTAACGGTTGTGGAGAGTGTGAATCCATGTGTCCGCAGGACATTAATATTGCTGAAGAAATACAGAAGATAGCTGTAGAGTTTAATGCCGGAGCATAA